The Macrobrachium nipponense isolate FS-2020 chromosome 19, ASM1510439v2, whole genome shotgun sequence genome contains a region encoding:
- the LOC135215575 gene encoding probable small nuclear ribonucleoprotein Sm D1, with amino-acid sequence MKLSHETVTIELKNGTQVQGTITGVDVAMNTHLKSVKMTLKNSEPVSYDTLTIRGNNIRYFILPESLPLENLLIDDGPRARRGRGMGGRGGRGGRGRGGGRGGRGRGGPRGRGRGGPPRR; translated from the exons ATGAAACTCAGTCATGAGACAGTGACAATTGAATTGAAAAATGGAACACAAGTTCAGGGAACCATTACAG gTGTGGATGTTGCaatgaacacacatttaaaaagtGTGAAGATGACGCTGAAAAATAGTGAACCTGTTAGTTACGACACACTTACTATTCGAGGAAACAACATTAGGTATTTCATTCTGCCTGAGTCTCTGCCTTTGGAGAATCTCCTTATTGATGATGGTCCACGTGCCAGAAGGGGTAGAGGAATGGGTGGCCGTG GTGGGCGGGGCGGACGTGGCCGAGGAGGTGGACGTGGTGGTAGAGGACGTGGCGGTCCACGTGGAAGAGGCAGAGGTGGACCTCCACGTCGTTAA